In the Vicia villosa cultivar HV-30 ecotype Madison, WI unplaced genomic scaffold, Vvil1.0 ctg.001648F_1_1_3, whole genome shotgun sequence genome, one interval contains:
- the LOC131636147 gene encoding protein MAIN-LIKE 1-like, with protein MGFPVLLALSQITHHWVVRRRGGAIDGMRQRGRQRREADGEGQQGAAPEVGPQHPAFPGGPTDTSLLVRYQRHVACHLWLGEERRPKPTLKVAAHGSKLIGWVLAMLPRQMENWLVASGLSSLQHTSLARVDTHLLSAFVERWHPETSSFHMPFGEMTITLNDVSCLLHVPIRGQLVDPDVVVTDYDAIHLAVELFGVSLSDATTEASAVRGPYYKLDWLKQVFEQQRAANNFTGAMRAYMMLLLGCTILADKTFTLVEAKYLPLLRDLDTCGSYCWGAAALVTLYRYLGDASFYSCKQLGGYASLLQCWIHEYFPTVGKRGTSGLCGIDSPMARAMKWEYRQGTQKVADIRAVLDQLTPHDIVWRPFEDHRVHRPFDDICLYRGGLKWFGTVVLYLPDRCLRQFGYRQYIPTAPPTVVPFICDRWKRESFIHVYLHIK; from the exons ATGGGGTTTCCGGTTCTTCTTGCCCTCAGCCAGATAACCCACCATTGGG tggtTCGAAGAAGAGGAGGTGCGATCGACGGAATGCGTCAAAGAGGAAGACAACGTCGAGAGGCTGATGGCGAGGGACAGCAGGGAGCTGCTCCTGAGGTTGGTCCGCAGCATCCGGCATTTCCCGGAGGACCTACTGATACATCTTTATTGGTTAGATATCAGAGGCACGTTGCCTGTCATTTATGGTTGGGCGAG GAGAGACGACCAAAGCCGACCTTAAAGGTTGCTGCACATGGAAGCAAATTAATAGGATGGGTTCTGGCAATGCTCCCAAGGCAGATGGAAAATTGGTTAGTTGCATCTGGCCTGTCATCTTTGCAGCATACTAGTTTGGCCAGGGTAGATACGCATCTATTATCTGCTTTTGTTGAGAGATGGCATCCTGAAACATCGTCATTTCATATGCCGTTCGGCGAGATGACCATCACGCTAAACGATGTTTCTTGTCTTCTTCATGTACCGATTAGGGGCCAGCTGGTTGACCCCGATGTTGTTGTCACCGATTATGATGCTATCCATCTAGCTGTTGAGTTGTTTGGTGTTTCGCTGAGTGATGCAACTACAGAGGCTTCTGCTGTAAGGGGTCCTTACTATAAATTGGATTGGTTGAAGCAAGTTTTTGAGCAACAAAGAGCTGCGAATAACTTTACAGGCGCTATGAGAGCATACATGATGTTGCTATTAGGTTGTACCATTCTTGCCGACAAGACTTTTACTCTTGTCGAGGCAAAATATCTTCCACTTTTGAGAGATTTGGATACTTGTGGAAGCTATTGCTGGGGGGCAGCTGCACTGGTTACTCTGTACAGATACTTAGGGGATGCCTCATTTTATTCATGCAAGCAGCTTGGCGGTTATGCCTCTCTTCTTCAG TGTTGGATTCACGAGTACTTTCCAACTGTTGGAAAGAGAGGTACTTCTGGGTTATGTGGCATTGATAGTCCGATGGCTAGGGCGATGAAATGGGAATATAGGCAGGGGACGCAAAAAGTGGCTGACATCCGAGCTGTGTTAGATCAGTTGACTCCTCACGATATTGTCTGGCGCCCTTTTGAGGATCATCGGGTGCACCGTCCTTTTGATGATATCTGTTTGTATCGGGGTGGTTTGAAGTGGTTTGGTACTGTAGTTCTATATTTACCTGACAGATGCTTGCGTCAGTTTGGATACAGACAGTACATACCGACTGCTCCTCCTACTGTAGTTCCATTCATTTGTGACAGGTGGAAACGGGAATCCTTCATTCATGTTTACCTgcacataaaataa